One Candidatus Aegiribacteria sp. genomic window, GAATTCATAGAGAAGAAATATACCTGGATATTTCCGAATAGTCCTGTTCGAGGGCCTCTGGTTCCTTTGATGGAGTTCAACCGGGAGTGGATAAACGGAATTTATACAGTGAAAGTGAAACCCGATACCGATTTGTTGGCAGAATTCAAGTAACCTGTTTTTGGTTGATAGAAGTGGTAAATGCGTAACCAGCGGATTATCAATAGTATCGATCAATATGATAGTAGAATATACCCGATCCTTGCAGGAAATGTGAGAGTACGTTTTGAAAGCAATGGTTCTTAGCAAATTGTGTGATATCAGGGAAAACCCTGACCCCCTGTTCCTTGAGGAATTACCGGTTCCGGAACCTGATACTGATGATATACTCCTGGAAGTTCTGGCGTGTGGGGTTTGCCATACGGAACTGGACGAAATTGAAGGACGCACCGCACCACCATTTCTTCCAGTAATCCCCGGTCATGAGGTTGTCGGGCGCGTTGTAAGGACTGGAGACAATGTTGAATCCGGAAGAGTCGGCGAAAGGGTGGGAGTAGGTTGGTTCTATTCATCCTGCGGCAGATGCAGGTACTGCCTTGAGGGGAACGAGAATCTCTGCAGCGAATTCAAGGCTACCGGGAGAGATGTCAACGGTGGTTACGCTGAATATATGACGGTTCCAGAAGGTTCAGCATTTCCCATTCCTGAATATCTCAGTGATACACAAGCAGCACCTCTTCTCTGTGCCGGAGCTATCGGATATCGTTCTCTGAGGCTTTCAGGAATTGCAAATGGAGACAGTCTCGGTCTTACCGGTTTTGGAGGTTCCGCCCATCTTGTTCTGAAGATGGTGAAATTCAGATATCCAAAAACAGAAATCTTTGTATTCGCCAGGAATCCCGGTGAGAGAGAATTTGCCATGGAGCTGGGCGCCAGCTGGGCTGGTGATACAGATGAGGAATCTCCAGTCAAGCTCCGAAGTATCATCGATACAACACCGGTATGGAAACCTGTTGTTGAAGCAATGAAGAATCTTGCTCCCGAAGGCAGGCTTGTCATCAACGCTATACGAAAAGAGGATATCGATAAGGAGTACCTTCTTCGAATCAACTATCCACAGCATCTGTGGATGGAGAAGGAGATCAAGAGCGTAGCCAATGTAAGCAGACGGGATATTAGTGAATTTCTCGAGCTTGCAGGAGAGATGAAAATAGAGCCCAAAATAAGTGAATACTCTTTGGATGAAGCGAACAAAGCTCTTTCAGAGCTTCGCACTGGAAGCGTAAGGGGTGCAAAGGTCCTGCGGATAAATTAGTAATATGCAGATACATCAAATCGGGAAGGGATGAGATGTTTTTTTCATTGATTCTAACTGTAATGTCGTTATCTTCAGTGACGAATATAATGATATCTCAACCATATGATGAAAACGAATGCATTCTTATCTGTGTTGATTCAGTGGATGTTTTCACAAGACCTGATTCAGCTGCATTATTCATGAGCAGGCTTGCTCCACGAAATCAGGTGGTAATATCCGGTAAGACTGTTGACGGCTGGCTGGGATTCGATCCGGGAGTAGCTCAGGCAGCAAATATAGGAAGCTTCCGACTGAGATGGATTGCCGGCAATGAGACATTCGTGATAGACGGGGAATTGAGCGATGTTCCTTTGGTCTGGGGTCCGGCGGCAGGGATTACGTATGCGATGATATACCTGGCTTCACCTCTTTATTCCGAACCGGATTTATTCTCAGCAGTAGTGGATTCCATACCTTTTTCTTCCGCTGCCTGTATTGTTTCAAGAACTGAGGATTGGTATTTCCTGGACCTGAGTATAGGACCCCTTGGACAGGATATTGAGGGATGGATAGAGGCAGCGGATATCTCTGTTAACGGCAATCTCGATACTATCCCCCTTATTGAATGATATCCAGATCCTTGATGAACATGGAAGCTATTACTCTATACGATGGAGAATAGGCATTTCGGTACTCTGATGAATGATGAACAGCAGGATAATCTAACTCGGACATTTCAGCCAGATATTTCTCAACAGCTCTTGGACAGCCTGCGAACAGAGCATCTTTCTTCATCCGGATGAGCCAGCGGCAATACAGTTCAAGTTTTCCTACAGAGCCGGTGTATTCCTTTCCGGTCTGTACGAATGCATCAAAGAGTTTCTCAGGATTGAATCCAGCTTGAACGTACGGTCGGATGTTTATCCTGAAAATGCTGCCATCATGAGCTATTGTATCCACTACAGGCTCCCCGGGTCCGTTGCTCATACTGCTGGTTTCTTCCAAGAAAAGCTTTCGCACAGTATCAACGCAGATGATATTATGAGCGCTGCCCATAGCAGCCTGATAGATGAGTTTGTAAATATCGGTACATTTCATGGCAGGATATCTGAGCATATGAGATTTGATAATCCTTCTGAATACTGATTCATGATCATTACTCATAACTTCTCTTCTCCCGGTAATTCTGTGTACATACATACTATATTAAAGGAATCAGAACCTGGTTCTGATGATTGAACCCCTCACCGATATGAATGCGGTATCGGTAGAGCCCTCTTGAACGATCTGAAATATCTTGAAAATGTATAGTCTATAACCATCGTAAAAGCATGGTGTAATACTAATTATACGAATGACAGTTGTATTTACCTTGACATATTACCTACTAGTAAGTAGAATACATACTCAACTAGTGAATTACTATTGGAGGTTGAACTTGAGCGACAGTAACAGCGAAAAGCTTCTTCAGGCAGGTATTGAACTTCTGTCTAAAAAGACATTTTCGGAGATATCAATGGATCAGGTAGCGGAATTATCAGGACTTTCGAAACCTATGATTTACTATTACTTCAAGAATAAGGAGGGTTACTACAAAGCCCTCGCCGGGCACCTTCTAAAAATGGCCAGATCAATGAACCAGAAGGTTCTCAAATCCGATTTGAGCCTGAAGGAGAACATGACTAATTATGTCCGATTCCGGATAGAGTTCGTCAAAAAGAATCCTGGTATTTCAAGAGCCTTCATGTCCATGATTACAGATCCCAACATAGGTCTTCTTATCGAAGAGATGCAGGATGAATTCAACGTTATGCGCACTGAGTTCATCGATCCGATGTTCGATACCGCAAAAAGAAATGGTG contains:
- a CDS encoding zinc-dependent alcohol dehydrogenase family protein, producing MKAMVLSKLCDIRENPDPLFLEELPVPEPDTDDILLEVLACGVCHTELDEIEGRTAPPFLPVIPGHEVVGRVVRTGDNVESGRVGERVGVGWFYSSCGRCRYCLEGNENLCSEFKATGRDVNGGYAEYMTVPEGSAFPIPEYLSDTQAAPLLCAGAIGYRSLRLSGIANGDSLGLTGFGGSAHLVLKMVKFRYPKTEIFVFARNPGEREFAMELGASWAGDTDEESPVKLRSIIDTTPVWKPVVEAMKNLAPEGRLVINAIRKEDIDKEYLLRINYPQHLWMEKEIKSVANVSRRDISEFLELAGEMKIEPKISEYSLDEANKALSELRTGSVRGAKVLRIN
- a CDS encoding TetR/AcrR family transcriptional regulator — translated: MSDSNSEKLLQAGIELLSKKTFSEISMDQVAELSGLSKPMIYYYFKNKEGYYKALAGHLLKMARSMNQKVLKSDLSLKENMTNYVRFRIEFVKKNPGISRAFMSMITDPNIGLLIEEMQDEFNVMRTEFIDPMFDTAKRNGEILPDTNGLMVIMTLNSFLVAITMKILNKIPIHDEINIEEIVDILYNGISARREDS